In the genome of Bremerella sp. P1, the window GCAGGCAAGTATCGTATTCTCGGTATTCGTACCGACAATACCGACCATGCCCGGGCCAAGCAGAATGCTGAGTCGGCGATCGCCAACAATCCAAACCTGAAAGCGATGGTCGGTCTGTGGGCCTACAACCCGCCGATGATCCTCAGTGCGGTTGAAGGGGCCGGCAAGACAGGCGACATCCAGGTGATTGGTTTCGACGAGGACCCGGTCACGCTCAAGGGAATTGAAGACGGCAAAGTGCACGGCACGGTCGTTCAGCAGCCGTTTGTCTTCGGTTACAAGTCGGTCGAGTTCCTCTCGGCTCTGGCTCGTGGCCAGTCGCTCGATATTCCTGAAAGCAATTTGATGTTCGTTCCGTTCAAGGCCATTCGCCAGGACAACGTCCAAGAGTTTCAGGCAGAGCTGAACCGCATCAAGGCCGGTAACGGAACGCCACCCCCACACAACCAACCCAACTACGACACCAGCGAGAAGGTGAAGATCGCTTTCCTGACCAACACGGTCGATCCTTTCTGGAACTATGCCGAAGAAGGGGTTCGCGTCGCCGAGCCGATCTTCAACGCCGAGTGCGAAGTCTACCATCCGCCAAACGGTACCCAGGAAGAGCAGAAGCGTTTCATCGAACGCAAGATGGGGGACGGCTGTCAGGCCTTGGCCATGAGCCCCAGTTCGCCGGAAAGCCAAACCGGTTTGATTAACAAGGCAGTCGAAGCCTTTGGGGGTAACGTCATCTGTCATGACTCGGACGCCCCGAACAGCCAACGCAAGTTCTACATCGGAACGCACAACTACCTGGCCGGTCGCGAAGTGGGCCGCTTGGTGAAGGAAGCCATTCCTGACGGCGGCGACGTAATGATCTTCGTCGGTATGATGGAACAGCTCAACGCCCAGGAACGCAGTGCCGGCGTGATCGACGAACTGCTCGACAAGCCAATTCCTGCGGAAATCGCCAAGTACATGCCGAAAGAGCCCGTGGCTGAGGAAAAGAAGCCGGAAGGCGATCCTATGCCGATGGAAGAAGCCCCTAAGGAAGAAGCTCCTAAGGAAGAAGCTCCTAAGGAAGAAGCTCCTAAGGAAGAAGCTCCTAAGGAAGAAGCTCCT includes:
- a CDS encoding substrate-binding domain-containing protein, whose translation is MNRLPSLLLVLLVATTFVSCRAKTENQAAGSGGYEFPIEAGKYRILGIRTDNTDHARAKQNAESAIANNPNLKAMVGLWAYNPPMILSAVEGAGKTGDIQVIGFDEDPVTLKGIEDGKVHGTVVQQPFVFGYKSVEFLSALARGQSLDIPESNLMFVPFKAIRQDNVQEFQAELNRIKAGNGTPPPHNQPNYDTSEKVKIAFLTNTVDPFWNYAEEGVRVAEPIFNAECEVYHPPNGTQEEQKRFIERKMGDGCQALAMSPSSPESQTGLINKAVEAFGGNVICHDSDAPNSQRKFYIGTHNYLAGREVGRLVKEAIPDGGDVMIFVGMMEQLNAQERSAGVIDELLDKPIPAEIAKYMPKEPVAEEKKPEGDPMPMEEAPKEEAPKEEAPKEEAPKEEAPKEEAPKEEAPKEEAPKEETPKEEAPAEEKPAPDPAPMKEEASEEAES